One stretch of Nitratiruptor tergarcus DSM 16512 DNA includes these proteins:
- a CDS encoding ComF family protein yields the protein MRCLVCERFSLIHICKKCQKELLQPTLRKRELIDNFFVYSFYDYSEIEELLYTKYHYIGSYIYKILANNSLRKFALEFHLDAGIVAIDDKISQHGYSHTAILAHSMKSKNLQLRRNTLWANNSVSYAGKSLAFRLSNPRNFIYKGKKEDIILVDDVVTTGTTLKEAYSVVKRAGANPLFALVLADAKR from the coding sequence GTGAGATGTTTAGTGTGTGAGAGGTTTTCTCTTATACATATTTGCAAAAAGTGTCAAAAAGAGCTGTTGCAACCAACTCTAAGAAAAAGAGAGCTTATTGACAACTTTTTTGTGTATAGCTTTTACGATTATTCTGAGATAGAAGAGCTTTTATATACAAAATATCACTATATTGGGAGTTACATTTATAAAATCTTAGCTAATAACTCTTTGCGTAAATTTGCTTTAGAGTTTCATTTGGATGCAGGAATTGTTGCAATTGATGATAAAATCTCTCAGCATGGCTATTCTCATACAGCAATCTTAGCTCACAGTATGAAGAGCAAAAATCTTCAACTACGTCGTAATACTTTATGGGCAAATAACAGTGTAAGCTATGCAGGTAAATCTCTTGCATTTCGCCTCAGTAATCCTAGAAATTTTATTTACAAGGGCAAAAAAGAAGATATTATTTTAGTTGATGATGTAGTTACAACTGGTACTACTCTCAAAGAAGCTTACAGTGTAGTAAAAAGAGCAGGTGCAAACCCGCTCTTTGCTTTAGTTTTAGCTGATGCGAAGAGATGA
- the lepA gene encoding translation elongation factor 4 has translation MENIRNFSIIAHIDHGKSTLADRLIQTCGAIEDRKMSEQVMDTMDIEKERGITIKAQSVRLRYKAKDGKEYILNLIDTPGHVDFSYEVSRSLASSEGALLVVDASQGVEAQTIANVYIALENDLELIPVINKIDLPAAEPDRVKEDIENTIGLDCTDAIEVSAKTGIGIEELLEAIVERIPAPKGDPKAPTKALIYDSWFDSYLGALALVRVFDGEIKKGQEVLVMGTGKQHEVLDLMYPHPLSPQKTDAIKTGEIGIVVMGLKNIGDVQVGDTITDAKNPTAEPIEGFEEAKPFVFAGLYPIDTDRFEDLREALDKLKLNDAAITYEPETSAALGFGFRVGFLGLLHMEVVKERLEREFGLELIATAPTVTYRVKKTDGMEIAIQNPSELPPPQEIDTIYEPYVKATIITPTEFLGNVLNLLSEKRGVQQKMDYITEDRVMLEYEIPMNEIVMDFYDKLKTVTKGYASFDYEPSGYKEGDLVKLDIRVSGEVVDALSIIVPRDKAQYKGRELVKKMKELVPRQLFEVAIQASIGNKIIARETVSAMRKNVTAKCYGGDITRKRKLLEKQKAGKKRMKAIGKVQLPQEAFLSVLKID, from the coding sequence ATGGAAAATATTAGAAACTTCTCCATCATCGCACATATCGATCACGGAAAAAGTACACTTGCCGATAGGCTTATCCAGACCTGTGGAGCGATTGAAGATCGCAAGATGAGTGAGCAGGTGATGGATACGATGGATATAGAAAAAGAGCGGGGCATTACTATTAAAGCCCAAAGTGTGCGGCTTCGTTACAAGGCAAAAGATGGCAAAGAGTATATTCTCAATCTCATCGATACACCTGGACACGTGGATTTTAGCTACGAAGTGAGTAGATCTTTGGCTTCAAGTGAGGGAGCACTCCTTGTAGTGGATGCAAGCCAGGGAGTAGAAGCGCAAACAATTGCTAATGTCTATATCGCTTTGGAAAACGATCTTGAGCTTATTCCTGTCATTAATAAAATTGACCTGCCAGCGGCTGAGCCTGATAGGGTTAAAGAGGATATTGAAAATACTATCGGGCTTGATTGTACAGATGCAATTGAGGTGAGTGCAAAGACAGGGATTGGCATAGAAGAGCTTCTTGAAGCTATTGTAGAACGCATTCCAGCACCTAAAGGTGACCCTAAAGCACCTACAAAAGCGCTCATCTATGATAGTTGGTTTGATAGTTATTTGGGAGCTCTTGCACTGGTGCGTGTTTTTGATGGAGAGATCAAAAAGGGACAAGAGGTGCTTGTCATGGGTACAGGTAAGCAGCACGAGGTGTTAGATCTCATGTATCCTCATCCCCTCTCTCCCCAAAAAACAGATGCTATAAAAACCGGTGAGATTGGCATTGTTGTTATGGGACTTAAAAACATCGGTGATGTGCAGGTTGGAGATACTATTACCGATGCTAAAAATCCTACAGCTGAGCCTATTGAAGGGTTTGAAGAGGCAAAACCCTTTGTCTTTGCTGGTCTGTACCCAATCGATACCGATAGATTTGAAGATTTGCGTGAAGCGCTTGATAAACTCAAACTCAATGATGCAGCCATTACCTATGAGCCGGAGACTTCAGCAGCTCTTGGATTTGGCTTTCGCGTAGGATTTTTGGGACTTTTGCATATGGAGGTAGTCAAAGAGCGCTTGGAGAGAGAGTTTGGATTGGAACTCATTGCAACTGCGCCTACTGTTACATATAGAGTCAAAAAAACAGATGGTATGGAGATTGCTATTCAAAATCCCAGCGAACTTCCACCTCCCCAAGAGATTGATACAATTTATGAGCCCTATGTGAAAGCGACTATCATTACGCCAACAGAATTTTTGGGTAATGTGCTCAACCTCCTAAGCGAAAAGCGAGGTGTGCAGCAAAAAATGGATTATATTACTGAAGATCGTGTGATGCTTGAGTATGAGATCCCGATGAATGAGATTGTTATGGATTTTTATGATAAGCTCAAAACTGTCACGAAAGGGTATGCGAGTTTTGATTATGAGCCAAGTGGCTACAAGGAGGGGGATCTTGTAAAACTTGATATTCGCGTATCAGGTGAAGTAGTAGATGCTCTATCTATTATTGTTCCAAGGGATAAGGCGCAATATAAAGGACGAGAGCTTGTCAAAAAGATGAAAGAGCTCGTGCCAAGGCAGCTCTTTGAAGTGGCTATTCAAGCAAGTATCGGTAACAAGATTATTGCTAGAGAGACCGTGAGCGCAATGCGCAAAAATGTTACTGCAAAATGTTATGGTGGTGATATTACACGTAAACGAAAGCTTCTTGAAAAGCAAAAAGCTGGGAAAAAACGTATGAAAGCTATAGGTAAAGTGCAATTACCCCAAGAAGCCTTTTTAAGTGTCTTGAAGATTGATTAA
- a CDS encoding ribose-phosphate pyrophosphokinase: MRGYKVFSGTAHPEFAAQMVQYLGVPLSQATVSRFSDGEINVQIKESVRGRDVFIVQPTGAPANDNLMELLIMTDALRRSSAASITAVVPYFGYARQDRKAAPRVPITAKLIANMMEKAGITRVITMDLHAGQIQGFFDIPVDNLYGSIIFKEYVRSKNLNSPVVASPDIGGVARARYFAEKLGYDMVIVDKRREKANESEVMNIIGNVEGRDVIIVDDMIDTAGTIVKAAKALKEKGATSVMACCTHPVLSGPAYERIEEGELDELVVTNTLPLKKECSKIKVLSVANLFGEVIRRVYYNESVNSLFH, from the coding sequence ATGAGAGGTTATAAAGTCTTTTCTGGTACTGCACATCCGGAATTTGCTGCACAAATGGTGCAATATTTGGGTGTTCCTCTTTCACAGGCGACTGTGAGTAGATTTAGTGATGGTGAAATTAATGTGCAGATAAAAGAGTCTGTACGTGGACGTGATGTATTCATCGTGCAACCTACTGGAGCGCCGGCAAATGATAATTTGATGGAACTACTTATAATGACTGACGCCCTGCGCAGATCGAGTGCAGCTTCTATCACTGCTGTTGTGCCATATTTTGGTTATGCAAGACAGGATAGAAAAGCAGCGCCGAGAGTTCCCATCACAGCAAAGCTTATTGCAAATATGATGGAAAAAGCGGGTATTACGCGTGTTATTACAATGGATCTCCATGCGGGGCAGATTCAAGGCTTTTTTGATATTCCCGTGGACAACCTCTATGGTTCTATTATTTTCAAAGAGTATGTCAGAAGTAAAAATCTCAATAGTCCTGTAGTTGCGAGTCCAGATATTGGTGGTGTTGCAAGAGCAAGATATTTTGCCGAGAAGCTTGGATATGACATGGTCATTGTTGATAAAAGACGTGAGAAAGCAAATGAGTCTGAAGTTATGAATATCATAGGCAATGTGGAAGGAAGAGATGTTATTATTGTTGATGATATGATTGATACTGCAGGCACAATAGTCAAAGCAGCAAAAGCGCTTAAAGAAAAAGGAGCTACTTCTGTTATGGCCTGCTGTACACACCCTGTGCTTAGCGGTCCAGCGTATGAGAGGATTGAGGAGGGCGAGCTTGATGAGTTGGTTGTGACAAATACATTGCCTCTTAAAAAAGAGTGCAGCAAAATTAAGGTGCTTTCTGTTGCCAATCTTTTTGGTGAAGTTATTAGAAGAGTTTACTATAATGAGAGCGTAAATAGTCTCTTTCATTAA
- the mnmA gene encoding tRNA 2-thiouridine(34) synthase MnmA, translated as MKRVLLAMSGGVDSSFTATLLQKEGFEVVGVYFKFHPHEEYHEKNIQNIKQVAKLLGIEYHIEDRMQEFQERVYKPFVDGYIAGLTPNPCALCNRVMKFTELIAFADKLGIEHVATGHYAITDGQFIYEGVDKTKDQSYFLFNLKREFLPRIIFPLGKRFKEDVKKEALQIPLLRSIAEQKESSEICFVQNSYIDVLKEHTQVDMPGVVVNKRGKVIGEHKGYMHYTIGKRKGFRVHGAHEPHYVVDMIPQKNIIVVGKKEELAKKRIVLRGLNMFIEKKEFDCFIKVRYRTHKVPCHVKIDENVALVELEEAVYGVAKGQAGVFYEGEKVLGGGWIV; from the coding sequence GTGAAAAGAGTATTATTAGCAATGAGTGGAGGAGTAGATAGCTCCTTTACTGCTACTTTGCTACAAAAAGAGGGTTTTGAGGTTGTTGGGGTATATTTTAAGTTTCATCCCCATGAAGAGTATCATGAAAAGAATATTCAAAATATTAAACAGGTAGCCAAACTGCTAGGAATTGAATACCACATAGAAGATCGTATGCAGGAGTTTCAAGAGCGGGTATATAAGCCCTTCGTTGATGGCTATATTGCTGGGCTTACGCCAAATCCTTGCGCACTTTGTAATCGTGTAATGAAGTTTACAGAACTCATAGCCTTTGCAGATAAACTGGGAATTGAGCATGTAGCTACGGGGCATTATGCTATAACAGATGGACAATTTATCTATGAAGGAGTAGATAAAACAAAAGATCAGAGCTATTTTCTTTTTAATCTCAAACGTGAATTTTTGCCACGCATTATTTTTCCTCTAGGGAAACGTTTCAAAGAGGATGTGAAAAAAGAGGCTTTGCAAATCCCACTTTTGCGTTCTATTGCAGAGCAAAAAGAGAGTAGCGAAATCTGCTTTGTACAAAACAGCTACATAGATGTACTCAAAGAGCATACGCAAGTAGATATGCCAGGTGTAGTAGTCAATAAGCGCGGTAAAGTGATAGGTGAGCATAAAGGATATATGCACTATACAATAGGAAAGCGTAAAGGATTTCGCGTCCATGGTGCCCACGAGCCACACTATGTAGTAGATATGATTCCCCAAAAAAATATTATAGTTGTTGGTAAAAAAGAGGAACTTGCCAAGAAACGCATTGTTTTGCGTGGGCTCAATATGTTTATAGAAAAAAAAGAGTTTGATTGTTTTATAAAAGTGCGATACCGCACCCATAAAGTTCCCTGTCATGTCAAAATAGATGAGAATGTAGCTTTAGTAGAATTAGAAGAGGCTGTCTATGGAGTAGCAAAAGGGCAGGCTGGGGTCTTTTATGAGGGAGAAAAAGTCTTAGGTGGCGGATGGATAGTTTAG
- a CDS encoding P-loop NTPase: MRFVTITSGKGGVGKSTLAANISYLLSIYGYKTAIFDADVGLANQDIIFNVKPQNTILDVLKGDANFEDIVVQLNNNLYLIPGESGEEIFQYKNSDILEKFFAGVEKFNDFDFLIIDTGAGIGEYVQSFIKAATDTIVVTIPDPSAIMDAYSMIKYTLKVKSEIYLVVNRTKSAKEAHEIFVKLESVAKKHIDSNAHLEFLGYVEKSNLIEEASKRREIVVQSYASSIPAIEIANIVKKLTNSLTKDGEHIKETPNIAIFFKRLLQQI, encoded by the coding sequence ATGAGGTTTGTAACGATTACCAGTGGCAAAGGGGGTGTTGGTAAAAGTACTTTGGCTGCAAATATATCCTATCTTTTATCGATTTATGGATATAAAACAGCAATTTTTGATGCAGATGTGGGTTTGGCCAACCAAGATATAATATTCAATGTAAAACCGCAAAATACAATTTTAGATGTTTTAAAAGGTGATGCAAATTTTGAAGATATAGTTGTGCAGCTCAATAACAACCTCTATCTTATACCAGGTGAAAGTGGGGAGGAGATCTTCCAGTACAAAAATAGTGATATTTTGGAGAAGTTTTTTGCTGGAGTAGAGAAGTTTAACGATTTCGATTTTTTAATAATTGACACGGGAGCTGGGATAGGAGAGTATGTACAAAGCTTTATTAAAGCGGCTACAGATACGATAGTTGTGACCATTCCAGATCCTTCAGCTATAATGGATGCTTATTCTATGATAAAATATACTCTCAAAGTAAAAAGCGAAATCTATCTTGTTGTTAATCGCACTAAAAGTGCAAAAGAGGCGCATGAGATTTTTGTAAAGTTAGAGAGTGTGGCAAAAAAACACATCGATTCCAATGCACACTTAGAGTTTTTGGGATATGTGGAAAAGAGCAACTTAATCGAAGAGGCATCAAAAAGACGTGAGATTGTTGTGCAATCTTATGCTTCATCGATTCCAGCAATTGAAATTGCCAATATAGTCAAAAAACTGACAAACTCTTTGACAAAAGATGGAGAACATATCAAAGAGACACCAAATATTGCTATATTTTTTAAAAGGCTTTTGCAACAAATTTGA
- the folK gene encoding 2-amino-4-hydroxy-6-hydroxymethyldihydropteridine diphosphokinase, with protein sequence MRKSISEDLQLFFTGGFPAVLQTKCYNNLAILGIGGNIGNVKRRFKKLLLFLKSNPKIRPIATAPILKNPPFGYMEQADFYNSIIAVDTTFSPQELLHYALYIEKRFKRERTFKNAPRTLDVDIIFFEDKIVNKKDLFIPHPFWSERESVIIPLKFLLEFR encoded by the coding sequence TTGAGAAAGAGTATCAGTGAAGATTTACAGCTCTTTTTTACTGGAGGATTTCCTGCTGTATTACAGACAAAATGCTACAATAATCTTGCTATTTTAGGCATTGGTGGTAATATTGGCAATGTGAAAAGAAGATTCAAAAAGCTTCTGCTCTTCCTCAAATCCAATCCTAAAATCAGACCAATTGCAACAGCTCCTATTCTTAAAAATCCACCTTTTGGGTATATGGAACAAGCCGATTTTTATAATTCTATCATTGCAGTAGATACTACATTTTCTCCACAAGAGCTCCTTCATTATGCTTTATATATTGAAAAACGTTTTAAAAGGGAGCGTACTTTTAAAAATGCTCCCCGTACACTTGATGTAGATATTATCTTTTTTGAAGACAAAATAGTAAACAAAAAAGATCTTTTCATTCCTCATCCCTTTTGGAGCGAGCGTGAATCGGTTATAATTCCTCTAAAATTTTTGTTGGAGTTTAGATGA
- a CDS encoding M24 family metallopeptidase translates to MDCIYKDENAVYYEVGFSCDNELLLCLGSEKFFITDARYTIEAQEHVKNAAVIEARDLYKAAREILRKSTCKKLFYDPNEFSCAQLESLRKLPLQLTPKPNLSWQKRIIKSEEEIALIQKSAQLNALAFDAFAKTLQKSEGKKEKFLHWEAKTVLTHHGEYDLSFDPIVAINENAAKPHALPSDKALHRGDLILFDAGIKYKRYCSDRTRTSYYDENITFEKDQKFSNPKIQKAYDIVRKAQEKAISAARIGMRAKDLDKIAREIIDSSEFKGYFVHSLGHGVGLDIHEMPFINARNEQILEDGMVFTIEPGIYIPGEFGIRIEDMVVLRNGRAEVL, encoded by the coding sequence TTGGACTGCATATATAAAGATGAAAATGCCGTCTACTATGAGGTAGGTTTTAGTTGCGATAATGAGCTGCTTTTGTGTCTAGGAAGTGAAAAGTTTTTTATCACAGATGCACGCTATACGATCGAAGCACAAGAGCATGTTAAAAATGCCGCTGTTATAGAAGCGCGCGATCTCTACAAAGCTGCCCGGGAAATTCTTCGCAAAAGTACATGCAAAAAACTCTTTTATGATCCCAATGAGTTTAGCTGTGCACAACTGGAGAGTTTGCGCAAACTTCCTTTGCAACTTACTCCCAAGCCCAATCTCTCTTGGCAAAAGCGTATTATAAAAAGTGAAGAGGAGATAGCTCTTATCCAAAAATCTGCACAGCTCAATGCTTTGGCATTTGATGCATTTGCAAAGACTCTACAAAAAAGTGAAGGTAAAAAAGAGAAGTTCCTCCACTGGGAAGCAAAAACAGTTTTAACTCATCATGGAGAGTATGATCTTAGCTTCGATCCTATTGTGGCAATCAACGAAAATGCTGCCAAACCTCATGCTTTACCAAGTGATAAAGCATTGCACAGAGGGGATTTGATTCTTTTTGATGCTGGCATCAAATATAAGCGCTACTGCTCTGATCGCACACGTACAAGTTATTATGATGAAAATATAACTTTTGAAAAAGATCAGAAGTTTTCTAACCCTAAAATCCAAAAAGCTTACGATATAGTAAGAAAAGCGCAAGAAAAAGCGATAAGTGCTGCTAGAATCGGAATGAGAGCAAAAGATCTTGATAAAATTGCTAGAGAAATTATCGATAGCAGTGAGTTTAAGGGATATTTTGTCCACTCATTGGGGCATGGAGTAGGATTAGATATCCATGAGATGCCTTTTATTAATGCGCGTAATGAACAGATTTTAGAAGACGGTATGGTCTTTACTATAGAGCCAGGTATCTATATTCCAGGGGAGTTTGGTATACGCATTGAAGATATGGTGGTACTGCGCAATGGACGAGCAGAGGTTTTATAG
- the aroQ gene encoding type II 3-dehydroquinate dehydratase — translation MKVMVIQGPNLNMLGIREQQIYGPMKLEEIHAQMKAFADANGMDIEFFQSNLEGEIVDKIQECLGDADGIIINAGAYTHTSIAIRDAIAAVQLPTIEVHLSNVYRREEFRQKSMIAPVCAGVITGFGPFSYHLAMVAMNQIFQEIKAIKAQQQAQQQAQQQS, via the coding sequence ATGAAAGTAATGGTGATCCAAGGTCCAAATCTTAATATGTTAGGTATTAGAGAGCAACAGATTTATGGTCCAATGAAACTTGAAGAGATCCATGCGCAGATGAAGGCTTTTGCTGATGCAAATGGTATGGATATTGAGTTTTTCCAATCAAATCTTGAAGGTGAAATTGTTGATAAGATTCAAGAGTGTTTAGGTGATGCAGATGGCATCATTATTAATGCAGGAGCATATACGCACACCTCTATTGCCATTCGTGATGCGATAGCAGCAGTACAGCTTCCAACTATTGAAGTACATCTTAGCAATGTTTATCGAAGAGAAGAGTTTCGTCAAAAGAGTATGATAGCTCCTGTTTGTGCTGGAGTGATTACCGGTTTTGGTCCATTTAGTTACCACCTTGCTATGGTAGCAATGAATCAGATTTTTCAAGAGATTAAAGCGATAAAAGCGCAACAGCAAGCACAGCAACAAGCACAACAGCAGTCCTAA
- the mqnF gene encoding aminofutalosine deaminase family hydrolase: MQIAYAKYLLTPHTIEQDMAIAYDKEIIAIAPLEKLRAQFPSAEIHDYGNAALLPTFANPHVHLEFSANRATLSYGDFLVWLYSVIEHREDLLPRCEKECLEEAIKQILHSGTSAIGEISSYGEEMELCAASPLRVHFFNEIIGSNPAAADVMYASFIERYARSKKLESPTFKAGIAIHSPYSVHYILAKKALEIAKRDNALVSVHYAESRAEREWLDHATGPFKKFFKELLGQSTPANEPMRFLELFQDLRTLFVHMINTTDKERELLKNFDATIIHCPVSNRLLGNGVLDIDALHNPYTLATDGLSSNYSLNMYEEMRAALFMHPYKNAVTFAKDLIVKSTDFSHEILGFPGGKIAPGLPANFQIVDIPDDLRAREEIYLHIILHTQLPRKVIIDGTEL; this comes from the coding sequence TTGCAAATAGCTTATGCGAAATATCTCCTCACTCCACATACTATAGAGCAAGATATGGCTATTGCCTATGATAAAGAGATTATAGCGATTGCTCCTTTAGAAAAACTGCGCGCACAGTTTCCAAGTGCAGAGATTCATGACTATGGAAATGCCGCACTCCTCCCTACTTTTGCCAATCCCCATGTGCATTTGGAGTTTAGTGCAAATAGGGCAACGCTGAGTTACGGGGATTTTCTCGTTTGGCTCTATAGCGTGATTGAGCATAGAGAAGATCTCTTGCCACGCTGTGAAAAAGAGTGTTTAGAAGAAGCAATAAAACAGATTTTACACTCCGGTACAAGTGCAATAGGCGAAATTAGCAGCTATGGTGAAGAGATGGAACTGTGTGCCGCCTCACCACTTAGAGTACACTTTTTTAATGAAATAATAGGCTCCAATCCAGCAGCCGCAGATGTTATGTATGCCTCATTTATTGAGCGCTACGCGCGGAGCAAAAAACTTGAATCACCTACATTCAAAGCGGGCATCGCTATTCACTCTCCCTACTCTGTGCATTATATCTTGGCAAAAAAAGCTTTGGAAATAGCAAAACGTGACAATGCACTTGTAAGTGTACACTACGCTGAAAGCCGTGCTGAGAGAGAGTGGCTTGATCATGCTACTGGTCCATTCAAAAAATTTTTCAAAGAGCTTTTAGGCCAAAGTACGCCAGCAAATGAGCCGATGCGGTTTTTAGAGCTTTTCCAAGATTTACGCACACTTTTTGTGCATATGATCAATACAACAGACAAAGAGCGCGAACTCCTTAAAAATTTTGATGCTACTATCATCCACTGTCCTGTCTCTAATAGACTCCTTGGCAATGGAGTGCTCGATATCGATGCGCTGCACAATCCTTATACTCTCGCTACAGATGGGCTAAGTTCCAACTATTCACTCAATATGTATGAGGAGATGCGTGCAGCTCTTTTTATGCATCCCTATAAGAATGCAGTCACTTTTGCAAAAGATCTTATAGTAAAATCTACAGATTTTAGCCATGAAATTCTTGGATTTCCTGGCGGTAAAATCGCTCCAGGCCTGCCAGCAAATTTTCAAATTGTCGATATTCCAGATGATTTACGAGCTCGTGAAGAGATATACTTGCATATTATTTTGCATACACAACTTCCCAGAAAGGTGATCATAGATGGAACAGAACTCTAA
- the sppA gene encoding signal peptide peptidase SppA — translation MEQNSNNKTNPLKILFLPITATLDFIQKYFKAIIFLLIVLLLFGVMQKEQISQPNLMEISLDGAILDAKTVLEQIEEAQDENIKGVLFVVNSPGGAVAPSVEISYAIKRLREKKPVVAYAAGTMASGSYYASIWANKIIANPGSTIGSIGVIFEAPNLQKLLDKIGIEPQVVKAGRYKEVGTPFRKWSELEKEELKKVISNTYKMFTTDVAKARGLDLNNSSQWADAHIFTAYGAKQVGLIDAVGTQYEAKKAVEKLAHVKKAVWKKPSEFEKMLKRVTSETSSKLLSLLFGGKLF, via the coding sequence ATGGAACAGAACTCTAACAATAAAACAAACCCTCTAAAAATACTCTTTTTACCTATTACGGCTACACTTGATTTTATTCAAAAGTATTTCAAAGCAATCATCTTTTTGCTCATTGTACTGCTACTTTTTGGAGTGATGCAAAAAGAGCAGATCTCTCAACCAAATCTCATGGAGATCTCACTTGATGGTGCAATTTTAGATGCAAAAACAGTCTTAGAACAGATTGAAGAGGCGCAAGATGAGAATATTAAAGGTGTGCTTTTTGTAGTGAACTCTCCAGGAGGTGCAGTTGCACCATCAGTTGAAATTAGTTATGCAATTAAGAGACTGCGAGAAAAAAAACCTGTAGTAGCCTATGCAGCAGGTACAATGGCTAGTGGCAGCTACTATGCAAGTATCTGGGCAAACAAAATTATTGCAAACCCTGGAAGTACTATAGGATCTATTGGTGTTATTTTTGAAGCGCCAAATCTTCAAAAACTTCTCGATAAAATCGGCATTGAGCCACAAGTTGTTAAAGCTGGAAGATATAAAGAGGTAGGTACACCTTTTCGCAAATGGAGTGAGCTTGAAAAGGAGGAGTTAAAAAAGGTAATTTCTAATACATACAAGATGTTTACTACAGATGTAGCAAAAGCACGAGGTCTTGATCTCAACAACTCTTCACAATGGGCAGATGCACACATATTTACCGCCTATGGAGCTAAACAGGTTGGCCTCATTGATGCAGTTGGCACACAGTATGAAGCAAAAAAAGCAGTTGAGAAACTCGCACATGTAAAAAAAGCTGTATGGAAAAAGCCAAGCGAATTTGAAAAAATGCTCAAACGCGTCACAAGTGAGACAAGTAGCAAACTTCTCTCACTCCTCTTTGGAGGGAAACTCTTCTAA
- a CDS encoding gamma-glutamylcyclotransferase family protein, with product MCYKLFVYGTLKKGLCNHFYLHEATFLGEAITLQAYPLIAPKRWYPYLIDKPGKGKRIRGELYALNLATLKQIDRLEEHPRYYKRKVIEILVNGKRQEAFTYFFASFIPYWEFTFLEEFPSKEE from the coding sequence ATGTGCTATAAACTCTTCGTTTATGGTACACTCAAAAAAGGGCTATGCAATCATTTTTATTTACACGAAGCAACCTTTTTGGGTGAGGCAATAACATTGCAAGCTTATCCCCTCATTGCTCCAAAGAGATGGTATCCTTATCTTATTGATAAGCCAGGTAAGGGAAAGCGCATTAGAGGCGAGCTCTATGCCCTTAATCTAGCAACACTCAAGCAGATTGATAGACTCGAGGAGCATCCACGCTACTATAAAAGAAAAGTTATCGAAATTTTAGTAAATGGAAAGAGGCAAGAGGCTTTTACTTACTTTTTTGCCTCTTTTATACCCTATTGGGAGTTTACTTTTTTAGAAGAGTTTCCCTCCAAAGAGGAGTGA